One window of the Labilibaculum sp. genome contains the following:
- a CDS encoding DUF5103 domain-containing protein encodes MPKNFVISISIVFLIIPKILFAYNSEPETVYFNKIKKKSIHTVQMHPANWELTEPIIELNGDNQLLFSFDDIAENIQDYSYKIIHCTSDWHNSGLSEFDFIDGFTQNQIQDYEHSFTTNVGFVHYSLKIPNNDIQLKLSGNYILEIYEDFDPEKVIIRQRFMLLDSKVEIKGDVKHPIAIDLRETHQEVDFSILHPGFTIDNPYSDLQVVLTQNSRLDGSEKNLKPVFIRKNELVFDYEMENVFQGGNEFRNFDLKSLRYQSRYIKEITKENEQTHVLLTDGNIRHFKPYIYEQDLNGRFLIDVQERDEPSTEADYCYVTFCLPFDNEIKHGNLYVYGGFCNWTCSDKNKMEYDFDTGSYRKTIFLKQGYYNYQYALLENGKNTPDLSYIEGSHWETENNYMIYVYYHDIALNYDMLIGYKTINSTSKF; translated from the coding sequence ATGCCTAAAAATTTCGTTATTTCTATAAGTATTGTATTCCTTATCATTCCAAAGATATTGTTTGCTTACAATTCTGAACCTGAAACCGTATATTTCAACAAAATAAAGAAAAAAAGCATCCATACTGTTCAGATGCATCCGGCGAACTGGGAACTAACAGAACCAATTATAGAACTTAATGGAGATAATCAACTCCTTTTTTCCTTTGATGACATTGCTGAAAATATTCAGGATTACTCCTACAAAATTATCCATTGCACATCAGATTGGCACAATTCCGGCTTAAGTGAATTCGATTTCATTGATGGTTTTACCCAAAATCAGATTCAAGATTACGAACATTCCTTTACTACCAATGTTGGTTTTGTTCATTATTCCCTGAAAATTCCTAACAACGACATACAATTAAAACTATCAGGCAATTACATCCTTGAAATCTATGAAGATTTCGATCCTGAAAAAGTAATTATCCGCCAACGGTTTATGCTTTTGGATTCAAAAGTTGAAATCAAAGGAGATGTAAAACATCCTATTGCAATTGATTTAAGAGAAACACATCAGGAAGTCGATTTCAGTATTCTTCATCCAGGTTTTACTATTGATAATCCTTACTCTGATTTGCAGGTTGTACTGACCCAAAACAGCAGATTAGATGGTAGTGAGAAAAACCTAAAGCCTGTTTTTATCCGTAAAAATGAATTGGTTTTTGATTACGAAATGGAAAATGTTTTTCAGGGAGGAAACGAATTTCGAAATTTCGATTTAAAAAGCCTGAGGTACCAAAGCCGCTATATCAAAGAAATCACCAAAGAGAATGAACAGACACATGTTCTGTTGACAGACGGAAACATCCGCCATTTTAAACCATACATTTACGAGCAGGATTTAAATGGCCGTTTTTTAATTGATGTTCAGGAAAGAGACGAACCATCTACCGAAGCTGACTATTGCTATGTTACATTTTGCTTGCCGTTCGACAATGAAATTAAGCATGGGAATCTTTATGTTTACGGCGGCTTCTGTAATTGGACTTGTTCTGATAAAAACAAAATGGAATACGATTTTGATACAGGCAGCTACCGCAAAACAATTTTCTTAAAACAAGGATACTACAATTATCAATACGCCTTACTCGAAAATGGAAAAAACACTCCTGACCTGAGCTATATTGAAGGCAGTCATTGGGAAACGGAAAACAACTACATGATTTACGTTTACTATCATGATATAGCTTTAAATTACGATATGCTGATTGGTTACAAAACCATTAATTCAACGTCTAAATTTTAG
- a CDS encoding septum formation initiator family protein, with translation MNQKKAQIIILRIVRNKYVITFLIFYFWLFFFDQHSVWERKGNEDTIESLEKEKAYFIEKIETDKNRIHELKTNRKNLEKFAREQYLMKKKGEDIFIMIEEE, from the coding sequence ATGAATCAGAAGAAAGCACAAATTATAATTCTCAGAATTGTACGTAACAAATACGTAATCACTTTTCTGATCTTTTATTTTTGGCTTTTCTTTTTCGATCAACACTCTGTTTGGGAACGAAAAGGAAATGAAGATACTATTGAATCCCTTGAAAAAGAAAAGGCTTACTTTATTGAGAAAATTGAAACAGACAAGAATCGGATTCACGAGCTGAAAACCAATCGTAAAAATCTTGAAAAATTCGCCCGCGAACAATATTTAATGAAGAAAAAAGGCGAAGATATATTTATCATGATAGAAGAAGAATAA
- the bioB gene encoding biotin synthase BioB, whose product MSDIRNNWTHEEVKEIYDLPLLDLVNKAANLHRKYHDSTKMNMNTLISVRTGACSQDCRYCAQSARYNTHVKPVKLSLEQVLEEAKIAKENGVKRVCLSSAGRDGNRDDRFNEMAEMITEVKKLGLEVCCTMGMINKEKAAKLADLGITAVNHNIDTSERHYPNITTTRTYSERLETLANLQEAGISYCSGGILGMGETDEDRIEMLRTLSNQENHPYNVPLNSLVPVEGTPFFGKETIGIFEMVRAVATARILMPKAVIAFAAGRTHYSQEGQALCFLAGANSIFFGDKLLTVKNMTVNEDQHLLDTIGMIPTRYQELTTLEE is encoded by the coding sequence ATGAGTGATATCAGAAACAACTGGACACACGAAGAAGTTAAAGAAATTTACGACCTGCCATTACTGGATTTGGTGAACAAAGCAGCTAACCTTCACCGCAAGTACCACGATTCTACAAAAATGAACATGAACACCTTAATTTCGGTTCGTACCGGAGCATGTTCACAAGATTGCAGATATTGTGCCCAATCTGCCCGTTACAACACACATGTAAAACCAGTAAAATTAAGCTTGGAGCAGGTTTTGGAAGAAGCCAAAATTGCCAAAGAGAATGGTGTAAAACGTGTTTGCCTGAGTTCTGCCGGCAGAGATGGGAATCGTGATGACCGTTTCAACGAAATGGCTGAGATGATTACCGAAGTAAAAAAGCTTGGACTGGAGGTTTGTTGCACCATGGGAATGATCAACAAAGAAAAGGCTGCAAAATTAGCTGATTTGGGAATTACTGCCGTAAATCACAACATTGATACTTCGGAGCGTCACTACCCTAACATCACCACCACACGTACATACAGTGAAAGACTCGAAACTCTTGCCAATTTGCAGGAAGCGGGTATCTCTTACTGTTCCGGCGGTATTTTAGGGATGGGCGAAACCGACGAAGACCGTATAGAAATGCTTCGCACGCTATCCAATCAGGAAAATCACCCTTACAACGTACCGTTGAATTCATTGGTGCCGGTTGAGGGAACTCCGTTTTTCGGAAAAGAAACCATTGGTATTTTTGAAATGGTACGTGCCGTTGCAACTGCCCGTATTCTGATGCCAAAAGCAGTAATCGCTTTTGCTGCAGGCCGGACCCATTACAGTCAGGAAGGGCAAGCGCTTTGTTTCCTTGCCGGAGCAAACTCCATCTTTTTCGGAGATAAATTGCTTACCGTAAAAAACATGACGGTTAACGAAGATCAGCATTTGCTGGATACCATTGGAATGATACCGACCCGTTATCAGGAGCTGACTACTTTGGAAGAATAG
- a CDS encoding OmpH family outer membrane protein: MKNLSIVLNAVLIVAVGILYVLHFSNSSADSKKVKSVAGEGAVVYINTDSLLTNYNFSRDLNEEFLKKQEDSRTDFNFKAQKLEKEAGEFQRKVQNGGFLSRERAEEAQRVLIGKQQNLQQLDRELSNQLMGEQQANSKRLFDSVTNYLKEYNAAHNYSLILSTTKGGNVLLSQDGLDITAEIITGLNSRYKPAAK; encoded by the coding sequence ATGAAAAATTTATCTATTGTTTTAAATGCGGTACTAATTGTAGCAGTTGGTATTCTTTATGTACTTCATTTTTCTAATTCGTCAGCAGATTCTAAAAAAGTAAAATCGGTGGCAGGTGAAGGTGCAGTTGTTTATATTAACACCGATTCATTGCTAACTAATTATAATTTTTCTCGTGATTTGAATGAGGAATTTCTTAAAAAGCAGGAAGATTCAAGAACTGATTTTAACTTCAAGGCTCAGAAATTGGAGAAAGAAGCAGGTGAGTTTCAACGTAAAGTTCAAAATGGTGGATTCCTAAGCCGCGAGAGAGCTGAAGAAGCTCAGCGTGTATTGATTGGAAAACAACAGAATTTACAGCAATTGGATCGTGAGCTTTCAAACCAATTAATGGGTGAACAACAGGCAAACAGCAAAAGATTATTCGATAGTGTTACCAACTATTTGAAAGAATACAATGCTGCTCATAATTACAGCTTAATTTTAAGTACAACAAAAGGAGGAAATGTTCTTCTTTCTCAGGATGGATTAGATATTACAGCGGAAATAATTACTGGTTTAAACAGCAGATACAAACCTGCAGCTAAGTAA
- a CDS encoding glycosyltransferase family 2 protein — MAFADNYLKKQRLYPDYIKDIASEQLNIIVTIPCFYEPDLIPGLEALWNCERPDCNAEVIVIVNSGELAGKEILAQNEKTIADATNWMADHQDEKLKFYLIHQPNLPKKFAGVGLARKIAMDEAVSRFNKIDKPNGIITGFDADSGCDANYFVEIEKMFKKHPKANGANIFYEHPLEGTEFDQPIYDAIAQYELYLRYYMLAMRYAGHPHAFHTVGSSFAVTAKAYIMQGGMNRRQAGEDFYFLQKIIALGKFYEIKTTRVIPSPRESDRVPFGTGKAISTFMEKGIIDYKTYNYSAFKDVKKFFDRADDFFGVDYDTYLNKLIVDLPGPVRSYLKEDNFFEALEEINRNCSSVESFRKKFFGAFNAFKVLKYLNNVHEQFIDEESIVVCAKQLLIDLGIETKGIYSAKELLEIYREYEKNHE, encoded by the coding sequence ATGGCTTTTGCTGATAACTATCTGAAAAAACAACGTCTGTATCCCGATTATATTAAAGATATAGCTTCGGAACAACTAAATATTATTGTTACTATTCCGTGCTTTTATGAGCCTGATTTGATTCCAGGTTTAGAGGCTTTGTGGAATTGCGAACGTCCGGATTGCAATGCAGAAGTAATCGTAATTGTGAATTCAGGAGAGTTGGCCGGCAAAGAAATACTTGCACAAAATGAGAAAACCATTGCTGATGCAACGAACTGGATGGCTGATCATCAGGATGAGAAGTTGAAATTCTATTTAATTCATCAGCCAAATTTGCCTAAGAAATTTGCAGGAGTTGGTTTGGCGCGAAAAATTGCGATGGATGAGGCGGTAAGCCGTTTCAATAAAATTGACAAACCAAATGGAATTATTACTGGTTTTGATGCCGATTCGGGATGTGATGCCAATTATTTTGTTGAGATTGAGAAGATGTTCAAAAAGCATCCAAAGGCGAATGGAGCTAACATATTTTACGAACATCCTTTGGAGGGAACAGAATTCGATCAGCCAATTTATGATGCCATTGCTCAGTACGAACTTTACCTGCGGTATTACATGTTGGCCATGCGGTATGCCGGTCATCCGCACGCCTTTCATACGGTAGGTTCCAGTTTTGCTGTTACGGCGAAAGCTTATATCATGCAAGGTGGAATGAATCGCCGGCAGGCAGGTGAAGATTTTTATTTTCTGCAGAAAATTATTGCTTTGGGTAAGTTCTATGAGATTAAAACCACCCGGGTAATTCCTTCACCAAGAGAGTCAGATCGGGTTCCATTTGGAACAGGCAAAGCCATTTCCACCTTTATGGAAAAAGGAATTATCGATTACAAAACCTACAATTACTCTGCTTTTAAGGATGTGAAAAAGTTTTTTGATCGTGCTGATGATTTTTTTGGTGTTGATTACGATACTTATTTAAATAAATTGATTGTTGATCTTCCAGGTCCCGTACGTTCCTATTTAAAAGAGGATAATTTCTTTGAAGCTTTGGAGGAAATTAACCGAAACTGTTCCAGTGTTGAATCATTTCGAAAGAAATTCTTTGGGGCTTTTAATGCTTTTAAAGTACTGAAATACCTGAATAATGTTCACGAACAATTTATTGATGAGGAGAGCATTGTTGTTTGTGCCAAACAACTACTCATCGATCTTGGTATCGAAACCAAAGGGATTTATTCAGCGAAAGAGTTGTTGGAGATTTACAGAGAATACGAGAAAAATCATGAATAA
- the nhaC gene encoding Na+/H+ antiporter NhaC: MNEKNKTISLWESLIPIILLIILLSVNAIVFGDGAIEGANQFSLLMVAAVGGLIALRHGKNWDDLQKGIVESISTAMPSMLILLLIGSLAGTWMISGVVPAMIYYGLEFLNPKLFLMLSVVICAIVSVVTGSSWSTIATIGVALLGVGNAMEYNNAIVAGAIISGAYFGDKISPLSDTTNLASAMAEVDLFVHIRYMMYTTIPSIIITLLIFLAIGFNKQGEINPESIREVQIAIKETFTITPWLFLVPILLFVIISKKVPALPAIFTGTLIGGVFAIIFQPQIIQQISGSSSYIQACYHTVMQSIFTDISIPVQNKNIQDLLSTGGMAGMLNTIWLILTAMVFSGVLETAGILHKITETMLKAVSSTGSLVTTTVASCGFLNLTASDQYISIVVTGRMFSESYKDQHLKPEVLSRTLEDAGTVTSVLVPWNTCGAAQAGALGVATVAFAPFCFFNIISPIMTIAVAYLNIKIRKTTDPAVESVQI; this comes from the coding sequence ATGAACGAAAAAAACAAAACCATCTCCCTTTGGGAGTCCCTTATTCCTATTATTTTACTAATTATTCTGCTAAGTGTAAATGCAATTGTTTTTGGCGATGGAGCCATTGAAGGTGCCAATCAGTTTTCACTTTTAATGGTAGCTGCTGTTGGTGGACTAATTGCTCTGCGACATGGTAAAAACTGGGATGACCTTCAGAAAGGGATTGTTGAAAGCATTAGTACGGCAATGCCTTCGATGCTGATATTGCTGTTAATTGGTTCTTTAGCAGGTACGTGGATGATAAGTGGTGTGGTGCCTGCAATGATCTACTATGGATTGGAATTCTTAAATCCGAAATTGTTTTTAATGCTCTCGGTTGTGATTTGTGCCATCGTTTCTGTCGTAACCGGAAGTTCATGGTCGACCATTGCAACCATTGGAGTTGCACTTTTGGGTGTTGGCAATGCAATGGAATACAATAACGCCATTGTAGCCGGAGCAATTATTTCCGGAGCTTATTTTGGTGATAAAATTTCGCCTTTATCGGATACAACCAATCTGGCTTCGGCAATGGCTGAAGTTGATTTGTTTGTACACATCCGTTACATGATGTATACAACGATCCCTTCCATCATTATTACTCTTTTGATTTTTTTGGCGATCGGTTTCAATAAGCAAGGAGAAATAAATCCAGAAAGTATCCGCGAAGTTCAGATTGCAATTAAAGAAACATTCACTATTACACCATGGCTGTTTTTGGTCCCTATATTGCTCTTTGTGATTATCAGCAAAAAAGTGCCTGCCCTGCCTGCAATTTTTACCGGCACATTAATAGGAGGCGTATTTGCCATCATTTTTCAGCCACAGATTATTCAGCAAATTTCAGGAAGCAGCTCCTATATACAAGCTTGTTATCATACGGTAATGCAATCCATCTTTACGGATATTAGTATTCCTGTTCAAAATAAAAATATTCAGGATTTATTATCGACAGGTGGAATGGCCGGGATGCTCAATACCATTTGGCTGATTTTAACCGCTATGGTTTTTAGCGGTGTTCTGGAAACAGCAGGCATATTGCACAAAATCACCGAAACCATGCTGAAAGCAGTTAGTTCCACCGGATCGCTGGTAACAACTACAGTAGCCAGTTGTGGATTTCTGAACCTTACCGCCTCAGATCAATACATTTCTATTGTAGTTACAGGAAGAATGTTTTCGGAATCGTACAAAGATCAGCATTTAAAACCTGAAGTTTTGAGCCGAACTCTTGAAGATGCAGGAACTGTTACCTCTGTGTTAGTTCCCTGGAATACTTGTGGTGCAGCGCAGGCTGGTGCATTGGGTGTAGCTACTGTTGCCTTCGCCCCTTTTTGTTTTTTCAACATCATTAGTCCTATAATGACCATTGCTGTTGCTTACCTAAATATTAAGATCAGAAAAACAACTGATCCTGCTGTAGAATCAGTACAAATATAA
- the pruA gene encoding L-glutamate gamma-semialdehyde dehydrogenase — MPKGIYNVPAVTNEPILSYAPGSPERAELQATIKKMRSEVIDVPMYIGGEEVRTGNLFAMTPPHDHQHVLGHYHQGEKKHIQMAIDAALAAKPAWEAMAWEHRASIFLKAAELISGPYRQKLNAATMLGQSKNAFQAEIDSACEIADFLRFNVQYMTDIYKQQPISSKGIWNRVEQRPLEGFVFALTPFNFTAIAGNLPTAPAMMGNCIVWKPSKTAVYSAKVLMEIFMKAGVPAGVINLVYVSGPAASEVLFNSPDFAGIHFTGSTGVFQDIWKNIGENIHKFKSYPRIVGETGGKDYIFMHPTAPAKEVATAITRGAFEYQGQKCSAASRAYIPASKYEEVMAFVKEDLKKIKMGGTEDFTNFVNAVIDEASFNKLSSAIDAAKASPDAEIVAGGTYDKSVGYFIAPTIIRALKHDYITMEEELFGPILTIFVYEDDKVDETLDILDKGSMYALTGAIFADCRYAIEKLVKRLTHTAGNFYINDKPTGAVVGQQPFGGGRGSGTNDKAGSMINLLRWVSPRTIKETFVSATDYMYPNFLED; from the coding sequence ATGCCCAAAGGTATATACAACGTTCCTGCCGTAACTAACGAGCCAATTTTATCCTACGCTCCTGGATCTCCAGAAAGAGCTGAATTGCAAGCAACAATTAAAAAAATGCGTTCCGAAGTGATCGATGTGCCTATGTACATTGGTGGTGAAGAGGTTCGTACGGGCAATTTATTTGCAATGACTCCTCCTCATGATCATCAGCATGTATTGGGGCATTATCACCAAGGTGAGAAAAAACATATCCAAATGGCTATTGATGCTGCTTTAGCTGCAAAGCCAGCTTGGGAAGCTATGGCCTGGGAGCATCGCGCTTCTATTTTCTTAAAAGCTGCTGAGTTAATTTCCGGTCCTTACCGTCAGAAATTAAATGCGGCTACTATGTTGGGACAATCGAAAAATGCATTTCAGGCTGAGATTGATTCTGCTTGTGAAATTGCTGATTTCCTTCGTTTCAACGTTCAGTACATGACTGATATTTACAAACAACAACCGATATCTTCAAAAGGAATTTGGAATCGCGTAGAGCAACGTCCGCTGGAAGGATTTGTATTTGCTTTGACTCCTTTCAACTTTACAGCTATTGCCGGTAACCTGCCAACAGCTCCTGCTATGATGGGTAACTGTATTGTTTGGAAACCATCTAAAACTGCTGTTTATTCGGCTAAGGTTTTAATGGAAATCTTTATGAAAGCCGGTGTTCCTGCCGGTGTTATCAACTTGGTATATGTATCTGGTCCTGCTGCTTCTGAAGTATTATTTAATTCTCCGGATTTTGCAGGTATTCACTTCACTGGATCAACAGGTGTATTCCAGGACATTTGGAAAAATATTGGTGAAAACATCCATAAATTCAAGTCTTATCCACGTATCGTAGGTGAAACCGGTGGTAAAGATTATATTTTCATGCACCCGACTGCTCCTGCTAAAGAAGTAGCGACTGCAATCACCCGTGGAGCATTCGAATATCAAGGACAAAAATGTTCTGCTGCATCCCGCGCTTACATTCCTGCAAGCAAGTATGAGGAAGTAATGGCGTTTGTAAAAGAAGATTTGAAAAAAATTAAAATGGGTGGAACTGAAGACTTCACCAATTTTGTGAATGCAGTAATTGACGAAGCTTCTTTCAACAAATTATCTTCAGCTATCGACGCGGCAAAAGCTTCTCCTGATGCAGAAATCGTGGCAGGTGGTACTTACGACAAGTCGGTAGGTTATTTTATTGCTCCAACTATTATCAGAGCTTTAAAACACGATTATATAACTATGGAAGAAGAGCTGTTTGGCCCTATCCTTACCATTTTTGTATACGAAGATGACAAGGTAGATGAGACTTTGGATATCCTTGATAAAGGTTCAATGTATGCCCTTACAGGTGCTATCTTTGCTGATTGTCGTTACGCTATTGAAAAATTAGTGAAACGTTTGACTCATACAGCAGGTAACTTCTATATTAACGACAAACCAACCGGTGCTGTTGTTGGACAACAACCATTTGGTGGCGGCAGAGGTTCCGGAACCAACGATAAAGCAGGCTCTATGATCAACCTATTGCGTTGGGTTTCTCCTCGTACAATTAAAGAAACATTTGTTTCAGCTACAGATTATATGTATCCTAACTTTTTAGAGGATTAA
- a CDS encoding Na(+)-translocating NADH-quinone reductase subunit A has product MSEVKKIKKGLDIKLAGKAEKVLEKADRSETYAIKPSNFPGLTPKLKVKVDAEIKAGDSLFFDKYCPEINFASPVSGKVIAVNRGERRKILEVVIQADAEIQYQEFKKADPNVLSREEIKEELLKSGLWAFIRQRPYDVIAKPEDTPKAIFVSAFDTAPLAADIDFLLGNEAEAFQAGLDALVKLTDGKLYLNTNPDLNQSKTFSEAKNVEVRQFTGVHPAGNVGVQIHHISPMNKGEVAWVIRPQEVVFIGRLFLKGIYDVSRKIALCGSEVKTPCYFETILGTSVRNILKGKLKDDEKIRVISGNVLTGSQISEDGFLDFYDSQITVIPEGDKFEFLGWALPGLQKFSMSKTFFSWLTPNKEYRLDANLHGEHRAFVMTGEYDKVLPMDVLPQQLVKSIMIEDIDQMEQLGIYEVAPEDLALCEFVCTSKINVQDLVRKGIDLMIKEMS; this is encoded by the coding sequence ATGTCTGAAGTTAAAAAGATCAAAAAAGGCTTAGATATTAAGCTGGCAGGAAAGGCTGAAAAGGTACTTGAAAAAGCTGATCGTTCTGAGACATACGCCATTAAACCATCCAATTTCCCCGGATTAACACCTAAATTAAAAGTTAAGGTAGATGCTGAAATAAAAGCAGGAGATTCTCTGTTTTTCGATAAGTACTGTCCTGAAATTAATTTTGCTTCTCCGGTTAGTGGTAAGGTTATTGCCGTAAATCGTGGAGAACGAAGAAAGATTTTAGAGGTAGTAATTCAAGCAGATGCTGAGATTCAATACCAGGAGTTTAAAAAGGCTGATCCTAACGTACTTTCCCGTGAGGAGATAAAGGAAGAGTTGTTGAAAAGTGGCCTTTGGGCATTTATTCGTCAACGTCCTTACGACGTTATTGCGAAACCTGAAGATACTCCGAAAGCAATTTTTGTTTCAGCTTTCGATACTGCACCATTGGCGGCGGATATTGATTTCCTTTTGGGAAATGAGGCAGAAGCATTTCAGGCTGGTCTTGATGCTTTGGTAAAATTGACTGATGGAAAGTTATATTTAAATACGAATCCTGATTTGAATCAAAGCAAAACTTTTTCGGAAGCTAAAAATGTAGAAGTGCGTCAATTTACAGGTGTTCATCCTGCAGGAAATGTTGGTGTTCAAATTCACCACATTAGCCCGATGAATAAAGGAGAAGTAGCTTGGGTAATTCGTCCTCAGGAAGTTGTTTTCATTGGAAGATTGTTTTTAAAAGGCATTTATGATGTTAGTCGTAAAATTGCACTTTGCGGATCTGAAGTGAAAACCCCATGTTATTTTGAAACAATTTTAGGAACATCAGTACGAAATATCTTAAAAGGTAAATTGAAAGATGATGAGAAGATTCGGGTTATTTCAGGTAATGTTTTAACCGGATCTCAAATTTCGGAAGATGGATTTCTTGATTTCTACGATTCACAAATTACCGTTATTCCTGAAGGAGATAAGTTCGAGTTTTTAGGTTGGGCATTACCTGGATTACAGAAATTCTCAATGTCGAAAACATTCTTCTCTTGGTTAACGCCAAATAAAGAATACCGTTTGGATGCTAATCTTCATGGGGAGCATCGGGCTTTCGTAATGACTGGTGAGTACGATAAGGTATTGCCTATGGACGTGCTTCCACAACAATTGGTTAAATCTATTATGATTGAGGATATCGATCAAATGGAGCAGTTGGGAATATACGAAGTAGCTCCGGAGGATCTTGCTTTATGCGAATTCGTTTGTACATCGAAAATTAATGTACAGGATTTGGTTCGTAAAGGAATTGATCTGATGATTAAAGAAATGAGCTAA